A genomic window from Phoenix dactylifera cultivar Barhee BC4 chromosome 7, palm_55x_up_171113_PBpolish2nd_filt_p, whole genome shotgun sequence includes:
- the LOC120111402 gene encoding polygalacturonase-like produces MAKLITLFLLKLFLLCFLPRSNAVYDVLNFGAKADGKTDSAQAFLKAWTAACGSSSPATLHVPAGSFLLSQATFNGPCKNTAIKFSIHGTIAAPSNYTKFGASGKWIVFDDVEGVTISGGELDGRGADLWTCKLDGRSCPTGATSLTFSNSKNIVIDGLASVNSELYHIVILGCQGVRVQGVYITAAGNSPNTDGIHVQMSTGVSIVQATIKTGDDCISIGPGTSNLWIERVFCGPGHGISIGSLGKEGQGLQEEGVENVTVKSVVFAGTQNGVRIKTWATDVRGYVKGVVFFNALMRNVQNPIIIDQNYCPGNKNCPDQNSRVGISHVKYKNIRGTSATKDAVNFDCSPSNPCNGIRLKNIKLTYQNEQAKSKCKHAYGIATGSVIPPSCL; encoded by the exons ATGGCAAAGCTCATTACCTTGTTCCTGCTCAAACTTTTTCTCCTCTGCTTCCTACCAAGATCAAATGCAGTCTACGATGTGCTAAATTTTGGGGCGAAAGCTGACGGGAAGACTGACTCGGCGCAAGCATTCCTCAAAGCTTGGACGGCGGCGTGTGGCTCATCTTCCCCGGCCACCCTCCACGTGCCCGCCGGGAGTTTCCTACTTAGCCAGGCCACCTTCAATGGCCCATGCAAGAACACTGCGATCAAGTTTTCGATCCATGGCACGATCGCCGCGCCTTCGAACTACACCAAGTTCGGTGCCTCTGGGAAATGGATTGTGTTTGATGATGTCGAGGGCGTGACGATCAGCGGCGGCGAACTTGACGGAAGAGGGGCAGATCTGTGGACCTGCAAACTTGATGGCCGGAGCTGCCCAACCGGTGCAACT TCGCTGACCTTCAGCAACTCGAAGAACATTGTGATCGACGGCCTAGCGTCGGTCAACAGCGAGCTGTACCACATCGTCATCCTCGGCTGCCAAGGAGTGAGGGTTCAAGGTGTTTACATCACTGCGGCGGGGAACAGCCCGAACACCGACGGCATCCACGTTCAGATGTCCACCGGCGTCAGCATAGTTCAGGCCACCATCAAGACCGGCGATGACTGCATCTCCATTGGTCCTGGCACCTCCAACCTTTGGATCGAGCGTGTCTTCTGTGGACCCGGGCACGGCATCAG CATTGGGAGCTTAGGCAAGGAGGGGCAGGGACTTCAGGAGGAAGGCGTGGAGAACGTCACCGTAAAATCTGTCGTCTTTGCGGGCACTCAAAATGGGGTTAGGATTAAGACTTGGGCAACAGACGTTCGTGGCTATGTAAAAGGAGTTGTCTTTTTTAATGCATTAATGCGAAATGTCCAAAATCCTATCATCATTGATCAAAACTATTGCCCGGGAAACAAAAATTGCCCTGACCAG AACTCGAGAGTTGGAATCAGTCATGTGAAGTACAAAAACATTCGAGGGACCTCGGCAACAAAAGACGCTGTGAATTTTGATTGTAGTCCAAGCAATCCATGCAATGGAATTAGATTGAAGAACATTAAGCTCACCTATCAAAACGAACAAGCAAAATCTAAATGCAAGCATGCTTATGGAATTGCCACCGGTTCTGTCATCCCTCCAAGTTGTCTTTGA